One region of Mytilus edulis unplaced genomic scaffold, xbMytEdul2.2 SCAFFOLD_245, whole genome shotgun sequence genomic DNA includes:
- the LOC139507140 gene encoding E3 SUMO-protein ligase ZBED1-like encodes MDIECYKKLFNSPEHHVDKDWNLQSNVLVTREMPERHTGENLAERLKSTISEFELDGKIVSSVHDNARNMNCASEKCDFDDMRCFGHTIQLCIKPCLEIPAIAKLTSHAHKLVGHFKHSTTITAEMRKRQKLFGLRQNELIQDVVTRWNSTQLMIERLCEQRRVITDVMLDTTVTKKCDTHMLLKDHEWDYLVEISAVLKQMSHVTTYMCLEKDVSASVMLPIVNGLLKKHLKNSEEDSALAHKMKASISEELITRFKPYDIETASTQHALASLLDPRHRTLNFFSPEQKKVAIEMLESKLDDVPLKPAVKTS; translated from the coding sequence ATGGACATCGAATGCTACAAAAAGCTTTTTAACAGTCCAGAACATCACGTTGACAAAGACTGGAATTTACAGTCAAATGTGCTTGTTACTCGTGAAATGCCTGAACGCCATACAGGCGAAAATCTTGCTGAACGACTGAAATCTACAATTTCAGAGTTTGAATTGGACGGTAAAATTGTGAGTTCTGTACATGACAATGCTAGGAACATGAATTGTGCATCAGAGAAATGTGACTTTGACGATATGAGATGCTTTGGTCATACCATTCAGCTTTGCATTAAACCATGCTTGGAAATACCCGCTATTGCCAAACTTACTTCACATGCTCATAAGTTAGTGGGACATTTCAAGCATTCAACTACAATAACTGCAGAAATGAGGAAAAGACAAAAGTTGTTCGGACTAAGACAGAACGAACTTATACAAGACGTAGTTACGAGATGGAATTCGACTCAGCTAATGATTGAACGCCTATGTGAACAACGCAGAGTTATTACGGATGTAATGCTAGATACAACTGTTACTAAGAAATGTGACACACATATGCTTCTCAAAGATCATGAGTGGGATTATCTGGTTGAAATTTCCGCAGTATTGAAGCAAATGTCTCATGTTACAACATACATGTGTCTGGAAAAGGACGTATCAGCCTCTGTAATGCTTCCTATTGTCAACGGACTCTTAAAAAAACACCTAAAAAACTCTGAAGAGGATAGTGCTCTTGCGCATAAAATGAAAGCAAGTATTTCAGAAGAACTCATCACCCGCTTTAAACCGTATGACATTGAAACTGCATCTACACAGCATGCTTTAGCGTCCTTACTTGATCCGAGGCATAGAACACTTAACTTTTTCTCCCCAGAACAAAAAAAAGTCGCCATTGAAATGTTAGAGTCCAAGTTAGACGATGTGCCATTAAAGCCCGCAGTTAAAACGTCATAA